In a single window of the Flavobacterium sp. W4I14 genome:
- a CDS encoding hypothetical protein (product_source=Hypo-rule applied; pfam=PF14063): MISEIANRIFNQVITDYHKFDDIDHPVENPYDAESLEHLFYVKNWIDTAQWHMEDVVRNPEIDPVEGLSWKRRIDAQNQVRTDMVEFIDGYFLNLYQGISALPDAKINTESPAWAIDRLSILALKIYHMQEEAERESASAEHRAQCQTKLNVLLSQREDLSTSIDELLADIEAGKKYMKVYKQMKMYNDPSLNPVLYNKA; the protein is encoded by the coding sequence ATGATAAGTGAAATTGCCAACCGCATATTTAATCAAGTAATTACAGACTACCATAAGTTTGACGATATTGACCATCCGGTTGAAAACCCATATGATGCCGAAAGTTTAGAGCATCTTTTTTACGTTAAAAACTGGATCGATACGGCACAATGGCATATGGAAGATGTGGTGCGTAACCCTGAAATTGATCCTGTTGAAGGCTTGAGCTGGAAAAGACGCATTGACGCACAAAACCAGGTACGTACGGATATGGTTGAGTTTATTGATGGTTATTTCTTAAATCTTTATCAGGGAATTTCGGCTTTGCCAGATGCAAAAATCAACACGGAAAGTCCGGCGTGGGCGATAGATAGGCTTTCTATCCTGGCACTAAAAATTTACCATATGCAGGAAGAGGCTGAACGCGAAAGTGCCTCAGCTGAGCACCGTGCACAATGCCAGACTAAATTAAATGTATTGTTATCGCAACGCGAGGATCTTTCAACCAGTATCGATGAGTTATTGGCAGATATTGAGGCGGGTAAAAAATACATGAAAGTATATAAACAAATGAAAATGTACAACGATCCGAGTTTAAATCCGGTATTGTATAATAAAGCATAA
- a CDS encoding putative Rossmann fold nucleotide-binding protein DprA/Smf involved in DNA uptake (product_source=COG0758; cog=COG0758; pfam=PF02481,PF17782; superfamily=102405,46785) — MYLIVSGLAYGIDVTAHKECLVNNIPTVGVLGHGLDRMYPKIHKTIAQKMVLNGSLLTEFPILTNPDRPNFPQRNRIIAGIADATIVVEASKKGGALITAEIANSYNKDVYAFPGRTNDVFSEGCNFLIKTNRAGLINNAHDLIYYLGWDDEVGEKKKEAQTTLHLSLTPNEQRAVDALQNGQLSIDELCIQLNIQQSKLAIVILTLEMQGIIVSLPGKIYKLV; from the coding sequence ATGTATTTGATAGTGAGTGGCCTGGCTTATGGCATTGATGTAACGGCCCATAAAGAATGCTTGGTCAATAATATTCCTACAGTTGGTGTGCTTGGTCATGGCTTAGATCGAATGTATCCAAAAATTCATAAAACGATTGCTCAAAAAATGGTTTTGAATGGAAGCCTGCTCACCGAATTCCCAATCTTAACCAATCCGGATCGGCCTAATTTTCCACAAAGAAACCGGATTATTGCAGGGATTGCAGATGCGACCATTGTAGTTGAGGCATCTAAAAAGGGAGGCGCCTTAATTACCGCAGAAATCGCAAATTCTTACAATAAAGATGTATATGCTTTTCCGGGTAGAACAAATGATGTTTTTTCGGAAGGCTGTAATTTCCTGATTAAAACCAATAGGGCCGGATTAATAAATAATGCTCATGATCTGATTTATTACCTGGGTTGGGATGATGAGGTGGGAGAAAAGAAGAAGGAAGCGCAAACCACGCTACACCTTAGCCTTACCCCTAACGAACAGCGGGCTGTTGATGCATTACAAAACGGACAACTTTCTATAGATGAGCTTTGCATTCAATTGAATATTCAGCAAAGTAAACTGGCAATCGTAATCCTTACATTGGAAATGCAGGGGATTATTGTTTCGTTACCAGGAAAGATTTACAAGTTGGTGTAA
- a CDS encoding hypothetical protein (product_source=Hypo-rule applied; superfamily=144000) has translation MPIEIVEKEHISYLNIINAKEDHTTELKTKLDEAQRLGNEFKAKAVITFNTTIGPKRVDTTVWSVTEKYIQLKNNIHIPLKSLIDIDF, from the coding sequence ATGCCAATAGAAATTGTAGAAAAGGAACATATCAGTTATTTAAACATCATCAATGCAAAAGAAGATCATACTACTGAATTAAAAACAAAACTTGATGAAGCACAACGGCTGGGTAATGAGTTTAAAGCAAAAGCCGTTATTACTTTTAATACTACCATTGGTCCGAAACGTGTTGATACTACAGTTTGGTCTGTTACAGAAAAATATATACAGCTAAAGAATAATATTCATATTCCGTTAAAAAGTTTAATCGATATTGATTTTTAA
- a CDS encoding ADP-heptose:LPS heptosyltransferase (product_source=COG0859; cath_funfam=3.40.50.2000; cog=COG0859; pfam=PF01075; smart=SM00508; superfamily=53756) — MAATQKIIVLRFSAMGDVAMAASVLREFSAQNPNIEIIMVSRAAFKPFFDRIPNLIFHPIEPKTVHKGIDGLYKLYQELRSYKPSAIADLHDNLRSRAISTFFRLTGIKIRRIDKGRAEKKRLTRNNNKVFKPIRKTVERYADVFRELGFAVKLSHKINKSPQEIPANAQDLFANKATKKIGISPFAQHIYKIYALEKMEAVIALLSGLGYEVFIFGGGKTEQTTAENWAKMYKNAHNLIGNFNLTEELAIISNLDLMLSMDSSGMHMASLVGVPVVSIWGPTHPYAGFLGYGQLESDCIQIDHPNRPNSIYGNKPCLCGVENCIDLIKPETIVDKIKEKLNG, encoded by the coding sequence ATGGCCGCAACCCAAAAAATTATTGTTTTACGCTTTTCGGCAATGGGCGATGTGGCTATGGCAGCCTCTGTTTTACGCGAATTTTCAGCGCAGAACCCCAACATAGAGATCATCATGGTGAGCCGAGCTGCTTTTAAGCCGTTTTTCGATCGCATTCCAAACTTGATCTTCCATCCTATCGAGCCTAAAACCGTTCATAAAGGAATTGATGGTTTATACAAACTCTATCAGGAACTCCGAAGCTATAAACCAAGTGCAATAGCCGACCTGCACGATAATTTGAGAAGCAGGGCAATTTCTACGTTCTTCCGTTTAACGGGCATAAAGATCAGGCGGATAGATAAAGGAAGGGCGGAGAAAAAGAGATTAACACGTAACAATAACAAAGTTTTTAAACCCATCAGAAAAACGGTAGAACGTTATGCCGATGTTTTCCGCGAATTGGGATTTGCGGTTAAACTCAGTCATAAAATAAATAAATCCCCTCAGGAAATTCCAGCAAATGCACAAGATTTATTTGCCAATAAAGCAACAAAAAAAATAGGCATCTCCCCTTTTGCGCAACATATTTATAAAATATATGCCTTAGAAAAAATGGAAGCGGTAATTGCCTTGTTAAGCGGATTAGGTTATGAGGTTTTCATATTTGGTGGTGGTAAAACAGAACAGACAACTGCCGAAAACTGGGCGAAAATGTATAAAAATGCTCATAATTTAATCGGTAATTTTAACTTAACGGAAGAGCTTGCCATTATTTCAAACTTGGATTTAATGTTAAGCATGGATTCATCCGGCATGCATATGGCATCGCTTGTTGGTGTGCCTGTTGTATCTATTTGGGGACCAACACATCCATATGCTGGCTTTTTGGGTTACGGGCAATTGGAAAGCGATTGCATCCAGATTGATCACCCTAACAGGCCAAATTCTATTTATGGAAACAAACCCTGCCTTTGCGGTGTTGAAAACTGTATAGACTTAATTAAGCCTGAAACAATTGTAGATAAAATTAAAGAGAAATTAAATGGCTAA
- a CDS encoding putative Rossmann fold nucleotide-binding protein DprA/Smf involved in DNA uptake (product_source=COG0758; cath_funfam=1.10.150.20; cog=COG0758; pfam=PF02481,PF14520; smart=SM00278; superfamily=47781): protein MSMLHKIALTFIKSIGPVTAKNLLAYCGSAENVFSANKKQLLQIPGIGEKTIEAIRSTDALLRARQELDFIEKHGIEVLFFADEKYPKRLKNCIDSPILLYAKGTVDFNHQRIISIVGTRNATSYGKNLCKELCEVLAPYNVFDSEWPGLWH, encoded by the coding sequence ATGAGCATGCTGCATAAAATTGCCTTAACATTTATTAAATCCATTGGCCCGGTAACGGCCAAAAACCTTCTTGCCTATTGTGGAAGCGCCGAAAATGTATTTTCTGCAAACAAAAAGCAGCTTTTGCAGATTCCGGGTATTGGAGAGAAAACAATTGAAGCCATTCGTAGTACCGATGCTTTGCTAAGGGCCAGGCAAGAACTAGATTTTATTGAAAAACATGGAATTGAAGTATTGTTTTTCGCTGATGAAAAATATCCTAAAAGGTTAAAGAATTGCATCGATTCGCCCATACTGCTTTATGCCAAAGGCACAGTTGATTTTAACCATCAGCGAATCATCAGCATCGTCGGAACCCGTAATGCAACAAGCTACGGAAAAAATCTCTGTAAAGAATTGTGCGAAGTTTTAGCGCCGTACAATGTATTTGATAGTGAGTGGCCTGGCTTATGGCATTGA
- a CDS encoding UDP-N-acetylglucosamine 1-carboxyvinyltransferase (product_source=KO:K00790; cath_funfam=3.65.10.10; cog=COG0766; ko=KO:K00790; pfam=PF00275; superfamily=55205; tigrfam=TIGR01072), translated as MNAFEITGGIKLKGEITPQGAKNEALQILSAVLLTKEKVTISNIPDIKDVNKLIELLGDLGVTVERINKDTYTFEAKNIDLNFFESDTFKAKGGGLRGSIMIVGPLLARFGKAAIPKPGGDKIGRRRLDTHFIGFEKLGAKFVYDSKKAFFNVDATNLKGAYILLDEASVTGTANIVMAAVLAKGITTIYNAACEPYLQQLCKMLNRMGAKISGIGSNLLTIEGVSVLGGTEHRMLPDMIEIGSFIGMAAMTESEITIKDVCYDELGVIPEVFRKLGIKLERRGDDIYVPSQKHYEIDTFIDGSILTIADSPWPGFTPDLLSIVLVVATQAKGNVLIHQKMFESRLFFVDKLIDMGAQIILCDPHRATVNGIDKKYKLRGISMTSPDIRAGVSLLIAALSAEGKSTIYNIEQIERGYQDIDTRLRALGAQIKRVNADAPSH; from the coding sequence ATGAACGCATTTGAAATAACAGGCGGAATTAAATTAAAAGGCGAAATTACCCCTCAGGGAGCCAAAAACGAGGCTTTACAGATTTTATCGGCTGTATTGCTTACCAAAGAGAAAGTAACCATCAGTAATATTCCCGACATTAAGGATGTTAACAAGCTGATTGAATTACTTGGCGATTTAGGTGTTACCGTTGAGCGCATTAATAAAGACACCTATACCTTTGAAGCTAAAAATATTGATTTGAATTTCTTTGAATCTGATACTTTTAAAGCTAAAGGTGGTGGTTTACGTGGTTCGATTATGATTGTTGGGCCATTGTTGGCACGTTTTGGTAAAGCAGCAATCCCAAAACCAGGTGGTGATAAAATCGGTCGTAGAAGGTTGGACACACACTTTATCGGTTTCGAAAAATTAGGCGCAAAATTCGTTTACGACAGCAAAAAAGCTTTCTTTAATGTAGATGCAACCAATTTAAAGGGTGCATATATTTTATTAGACGAAGCATCGGTAACCGGAACGGCAAATATTGTAATGGCGGCTGTTTTGGCAAAAGGCATTACTACGATTTACAATGCAGCCTGCGAACCCTATTTACAGCAACTTTGCAAAATGCTTAACCGCATGGGTGCAAAAATATCGGGCATTGGTTCTAACTTGTTAACCATTGAAGGTGTTAGCGTTTTAGGTGGGACTGAGCATAGAATGTTGCCGGATATGATCGAAATCGGCTCTTTTATTGGTATGGCTGCCATGACAGAATCAGAAATTACCATTAAAGATGTTTGTTATGATGAACTGGGTGTAATACCAGAGGTTTTTAGAAAACTGGGCATTAAATTAGAGCGCCGTGGCGATGACATTTATGTCCCTTCTCAAAAACATTACGAAATTGATACTTTTATCGATGGTTCGATTTTAACCATTGCCGATTCGCCCTGGCCAGGTTTTACGCCTGATTTATTGAGCATTGTGCTCGTTGTGGCTACACAGGCAAAAGGAAACGTTTTAATCCACCAGAAAATGTTCGAAAGCCGTTTATTCTTCGTGGATAAACTGATCGATATGGGTGCTCAGATCATCTTATGCGACCCACACCGCGCAACCGTTAATGGTATTGATAAAAAATATAAACTTCGTGGAATCAGCATGACTTCTCCTGACATTAGAGCGGGAGTTTCATTATTAATTGCAGCTTTATCTGCCGAAGGTAAATCGACCATTTATAACATCGAACAGATTGAACGTGGCTATCAGGATATCGACACCCGTTTGCGTGCCTTGGGTGCACAGATTAAGCGTGTAAATGCTGATGCGCCGAGCCATTAA
- a CDS encoding phosphohistidine phosphatase (product_source=KO:K08296; cath_funfam=3.40.50.1000; cog=COG2062; ko=KO:K08296; pfam=PF00300; smart=SM00855; superfamily=53254) translates to MAKQLLLVRHGKSDWGNLDLKDFDRPLNKRGKENAPEMAERLINKGFKLDLIVSSPAKRAKSTAKYFAEAYNIDHIQFEESIYEANTTALLKVVNGLNNGADQVVMFGHNPGFTDFANELCDADIYNIPTAGMVLISFPFDSWQMVSKGTGELVFFDYPKNSDEV, encoded by the coding sequence ATGGCTAAGCAATTACTTTTGGTCCGTCACGGTAAATCGGATTGGGGAAATTTAGATTTAAAAGATTTCGACCGACCGCTAAACAAACGTGGTAAAGAAAATGCGCCGGAAATGGCTGAAAGATTGATTAATAAAGGCTTCAAATTAGATCTGATTGTAAGTAGTCCGGCGAAAAGAGCCAAATCTACAGCCAAATACTTTGCAGAAGCCTACAATATAGACCATATCCAATTTGAAGAATCTATTTACGAAGCCAATACCACAGCCCTACTTAAAGTAGTTAACGGGTTAAATAATGGCGCAGACCAAGTAGTAATGTTTGGTCATAACCCCGGTTTTACAGATTTTGCGAACGAGTTATGCGATGCCGATATTTACAACATTCCAACTGCAGGCATGGTGTTAATTTCTTTTCCTTTTGATTCGTGGCAAATGGTAAGCAAAGGAACTGGAGAATTGGTGTTTTTTGATTACCCGAAGAATAGTGATGAGGTTTAA
- a CDS encoding DNA polymerase (family 10) (product_source=KO:K02347; cath_funfam=1.10.150.110,1.10.150.20,3.20.20.140; cog=COG1387,COG1796; ko=KO:K02347; pfam=PF14520,PF14716; smart=SM00278,SM00481; superfamily=47789,47802,81301,89550) → MENKTIARTLRLLSQLMELHEENPFKIKSVANAYFKVDKLPFSLKDKPLDELDKIEGIGKGLASKIIELLQTGELKELNEIREKTPEGVVEMLAIKGIGPKKIFIIWRTLGIESIGELYYACNENRLIEAKGFGLKTQEEIKNAIEFKLAANGRFLYAQVEGFAKTLFTQLADWTGKIDNSALLGFAGQYRRACEIIDELEIVIGAEQIDTLKQNLPAFEALSLIEAENSFICTTEAGFRIKIYAVEKTEFYLKWFKLTGNTAHVEQVLALAGNGPFTSEEEIYSKAGLSFIVPELREDFDEIELAKAGKLPTLIQYEDLKGSLHNHSTWSDGVHTLEQMAIYCKENLNLQYLGICDHSKTAVYAKGLNEQRVFAQHQEIDELNKKLAPFKIFKGIESDILSDGSLDYSDDILKTFDFVVASVHSNLRMDEAKATARLLKAIENPYTTILGHPTGRLLLSRAGYPIDYKKIIDACAANKVVIEINANPLRLDLDWRWHRYALEKGVLLSVNPDAHRTEGFHDMHYGILVARKGGLSADKCLNAFSLEEITEYFNHKKAN, encoded by the coding sequence ATGGAAAATAAGACCATCGCCCGCACCTTACGCCTTTTATCGCAGCTTATGGAACTGCACGAAGAAAATCCCTTCAAAATTAAATCTGTTGCAAATGCCTATTTTAAGGTAGATAAATTACCCTTTTCTTTAAAGGACAAACCTTTAGATGAGCTGGATAAAATTGAAGGTATTGGTAAAGGACTGGCTTCCAAAATCATTGAACTTCTCCAAACAGGAGAACTAAAAGAGCTTAACGAAATTCGGGAGAAAACGCCCGAAGGTGTAGTAGAAATGCTGGCCATAAAGGGCATCGGACCAAAAAAGATATTCATTATCTGGCGTACCTTGGGTATAGAAAGTATAGGTGAATTGTATTATGCCTGTAACGAAAACCGCTTAATTGAAGCCAAAGGTTTCGGTTTAAAAACCCAGGAAGAAATTAAGAATGCAATCGAATTTAAACTCGCGGCCAATGGACGGTTTTTATACGCGCAGGTTGAAGGTTTTGCCAAAACTTTATTTACACAGCTTGCTGATTGGACTGGAAAAATTGACAACAGTGCACTTTTGGGCTTTGCCGGTCAGTACCGCCGCGCCTGTGAGATTATCGATGAACTGGAAATTGTGATCGGTGCTGAGCAAATTGATACCCTGAAACAAAACTTGCCTGCTTTCGAAGCACTCTCTTTGATCGAGGCAGAAAATTCTTTCATCTGCACTACTGAAGCTGGTTTCAGGATAAAAATTTATGCAGTTGAAAAAACTGAATTTTATTTAAAATGGTTCAAACTCACCGGAAATACCGCACACGTAGAGCAGGTCTTGGCATTGGCAGGTAATGGTCCTTTTACAAGTGAAGAAGAAATTTACAGCAAAGCAGGTTTATCTTTCATCGTTCCTGAACTTCGTGAAGATTTTGATGAAATTGAACTGGCGAAAGCAGGTAAACTCCCTACCTTAATCCAATATGAAGATTTAAAGGGCAGTTTGCACAACCACTCTACCTGGAGCGATGGCGTACACACCTTGGAGCAAATGGCTATATATTGTAAAGAAAACTTAAATCTTCAGTATTTAGGGATATGCGATCACTCTAAAACCGCTGTTTATGCAAAAGGTTTAAACGAGCAACGTGTTTTTGCACAACACCAGGAAATTGACGAACTAAATAAAAAACTTGCTCCCTTTAAAATCTTCAAAGGTATTGAGAGCGATATTTTAAGTGATGGCTCATTGGATTATTCGGATGATATCTTAAAAACATTCGATTTTGTAGTGGCTTCTGTGCACAGCAATTTACGCATGGATGAAGCAAAAGCAACCGCACGTTTGCTAAAAGCTATTGAAAACCCATATACCACCATTTTAGGGCATCCAACTGGTCGTTTATTGTTAAGCAGAGCCGGATACCCGATAGATTATAAAAAAATTATTGATGCCTGTGCGGCGAATAAAGTCGTGATCGAAATCAATGCGAATCCCTTACGTTTGGATTTAGACTGGCGCTGGCATCGTTATGCTTTAGAAAAAGGCGTATTGCTTTCTGTAAATCCAGATGCCCACAGAACGGAAGGTTTCCATGATATGCATTATGGCATTCTAGTTGCTCGCAAAGGTGGTTTAAGTGCCGATAAATGTTTGAATGCTTTTTCTTTGGAGGAGATAACGGAGTATTTTAACCACAAAAAAGCAAATTAA
- a CDS encoding cystathionine beta-synthase (product_source=KO:K01697; cath_funfam=3.10.580.10,3.40.50.1100; cog=COG0031,COG3620; ko=KO:K01697; pfam=PF00291,PF00571; smart=SM00116; superfamily=53686,54631; tigrfam=TIGR01137), which translates to MWYNNILETIGNTPLVKLNTITKGVPGTILAKIETTNPGNSIKDRMAVKMIEDAEKSGKLKPGGTIIEGTSGNTGMGLAMAAIIKGYKCIFTTTDKQSKEKVDALRAFGAEVIVCPTNVEPEDPRSYYSVSSRLEREVPNSWKPNQYDNLANSQAHYEQTGPEIWEQTEGKITHLVVGVGTGGTISGTGKYLKEKNPNIKVWGIDTYGSVFKKYKETGIFDKDEIYPYITEGIGEDFLPANVNFDVIDLFEKVTDKDAALMTRDIARKEGIFVGNSAGAAIGGLIQLKDKLKPEDVVVVIFHDHGSRYMGKMYNEDWLRERGFLQDEKLTAKSILAKKESTEIVTLDAQKSVLEAINTIKSMNISQIPVTQQGMIVGKIAESDILSALLENPGLKSAPISEIMTATFPFVDLNTSIDKISSLINKENSAVLVEDESGKIEIITQYDIINAISG; encoded by the coding sequence ATGTGGTACAATAATATTTTAGAAACCATTGGCAACACGCCATTGGTAAAATTAAATACGATAACAAAAGGAGTTCCGGGAACAATTCTTGCGAAAATAGAGACTACTAATCCAGGCAATTCAATTAAAGACCGTATGGCGGTTAAAATGATTGAAGATGCCGAGAAAAGTGGTAAACTAAAACCAGGTGGAACAATTATAGAAGGAACATCCGGAAATACAGGTATGGGCCTGGCTATGGCAGCCATTATTAAAGGTTATAAATGTATTTTTACCACTACTGATAAACAATCGAAAGAAAAAGTTGATGCTTTACGTGCCTTTGGTGCCGAAGTAATCGTTTGTCCTACAAATGTTGAGCCTGAAGATCCCCGTTCTTATTATTCTGTTTCTTCGCGTTTGGAACGCGAGGTGCCAAATTCATGGAAACCTAATCAGTACGATAACTTAGCTAACTCACAGGCACATTATGAGCAAACTGGTCCTGAGATATGGGAGCAGACAGAAGGAAAAATTACCCATTTGGTAGTTGGCGTAGGTACTGGTGGAACCATTTCTGGAACAGGAAAATATTTGAAAGAAAAGAATCCAAATATAAAAGTCTGGGGAATTGATACCTATGGCTCAGTTTTTAAGAAATATAAAGAAACAGGCATATTTGATAAAGATGAAATTTATCCATACATCACAGAAGGTATTGGCGAAGATTTCCTTCCGGCAAACGTAAATTTTGATGTGATCGACCTATTCGAAAAGGTTACAGATAAAGATGCTGCTTTAATGACACGCGATATTGCCCGTAAAGAAGGTATTTTTGTAGGTAACTCTGCCGGTGCTGCCATTGGCGGATTAATTCAGCTAAAAGATAAACTGAAGCCAGAAGATGTTGTGGTGGTCATTTTCCATGATCATGGCAGCCGTTACATGGGTAAAATGTATAATGAAGATTGGTTGCGTGAACGCGGATTTTTACAGGACGAAAAATTAACCGCTAAATCTATTCTGGCTAAAAAAGAGAGCACAGAGATTGTAACACTTGATGCACAAAAATCAGTGCTTGAGGCCATCAATACCATTAAATCGATGAATATCTCTCAGATTCCGGTAACACAACAAGGAATGATTGTAGGTAAAATCGCCGAAAGTGATATTTTAAGTGCATTACTTGAAAATCCAGGCTTAAAATCGGCGCCGATTTCAGAAATTATGACCGCTACTTTCCCATTTGTTGATTTGAATACCTCAATTGATAAAATTTCTTCATTGATCAATAAAGAAAACTCAGCCGTTTTAGTAGAAGATGAATCTGGAAAGATCGAAATCATCACACAATACGATATTATAAACGCGATATCGGGGTAA
- a CDS encoding hypothetical protein (product_source=Hypo-rule applied; cath_funfam=1.20.1340.10; pfam=PF14123; superfamily=109604), producing MNFDYNTTRSHLILSEYGRNVQNMVKYICELPTIEERNKYAQAVIDLMGFLQPHLRDVADFKHKLWDHLHIISGYQIDVDSPYPKPLIENAYIKPEPLAYPQQRITYKHYGKTVENLIEKAMREENAEIKKAMVQSIANFMKMAYVTWNKDNVSDDTIIKDLKYLSGGLLSLDEGVNLAKVEFRAQNPRQSNNNNNNRGRSNNNNNNGKNRQNNNNNNNRQRNNNNKPKY from the coding sequence ATGAATTTTGATTATAATACTACGCGTAGCCATTTAATTTTATCGGAATATGGCCGGAACGTACAAAATATGGTAAAGTATATCTGCGAATTACCCACCATTGAAGAACGTAATAAATATGCCCAGGCGGTTATCGACCTGATGGGTTTTTTGCAACCACATTTACGTGATGTTGCCGATTTTAAGCATAAACTTTGGGATCACCTGCACATTATTTCTGGCTACCAGATTGATGTAGACAGCCCGTATCCAAAGCCATTAATCGAAAATGCTTACATTAAACCAGAGCCTCTGGCCTATCCTCAACAAAGAATTACCTACAAACATTATGGTAAAACGGTTGAGAATTTAATTGAAAAGGCCATGCGCGAAGAAAATGCCGAAATTAAAAAGGCAATGGTTCAAAGCATCGCAAATTTTATGAAAATGGCTTATGTTACCTGGAATAAAGATAATGTGAGTGATGATACCATTATTAAGGACTTAAAGTATCTTTCTGGCGGATTGTTATCGCTTGATGAAGGTGTTAACCTGGCCAAGGTAGAATTTAGAGCGCAAAACCCTCGTCAAAGTAATAACAACAACAATAACCGGGGCAGAAGCAACAATAATAACAACAACGGAAAAAACCGTCAAAATAATAACAACAACAATAACCGTCAACGCAACAACAACAATAAACCTAAGTATTAA